One Syntrophaceae bacterium DNA window includes the following coding sequences:
- a CDS encoding DUF2075 domain-containing protein: protein MRKYPFFTLNPKVIREAWPAYLADCLTSADEQFARAFVGGRYKQERGFVRQVGALIRDRTDTPFVLLDHQRSAFALVRARLEESVFNCGIPRKQVLVIQGPPGSGKSVLAAHIWSALVTDDRLPEGSVVLTTTSTAQTSNWTKLFQTASSTRAAAGLVKRAASYVPATTQTIGHLRRRHGENFATDPACWRKNVKLLNDWGVPFQDGAKDEQYLVSIVDEAHALINPEHPEGRGQFGFAPTLGPLAWHIIRCSTVSIFLLDEEQGFRDRENTTIDDIRLWAEELGANVVEPISLAGAQFRCAGSADFVTWVERLLKGCPANELADLAAKWRRFFDVRIIETPAGLEQALRDKAGDGNTVRLLASYAREWKTKGAARPHALPKEQQDFHEPYVDESGNRKYWCKVWNFIPRNGSDYTWFIQAPQGSPMHQDQLCEVGCPYAVRGFDFDYIGVLWLSDLVWRAGRWHPDPAHVHDTGLDRSVRAARKEKTPRQAHEMLRAALAQAYRILLTRGMNGCYLWFEDAETCAHVRQCLGLTGN from the coding sequence GTGCGGAAGTACCCCTTCTTTACACTGAACCCGAAAGTCATTCGGGAGGCCTGGCCAGCCTATCTTGCCGATTGCCTCACATCAGCCGACGAGCAATTCGCCCGCGCCTTCGTAGGCGGGCGCTACAAGCAGGAACGCGGATTTGTTCGCCAGGTCGGCGCTTTGATCCGCGATCGCACGGACACCCCATTCGTACTTCTCGATCACCAGCGTAGCGCATTCGCTCTTGTACGGGCCCGTCTTGAAGAATCGGTATTCAACTGCGGGATACCACGTAAGCAGGTCCTCGTAATCCAAGGGCCACCTGGTTCCGGCAAGTCTGTGCTTGCCGCTCACATCTGGTCGGCTCTGGTCACCGACGACCGGCTGCCAGAGGGCTCTGTGGTGCTGACGACGACTTCAACAGCACAGACTAGCAACTGGACAAAACTTTTCCAGACCGCTAGCAGCACCCGTGCTGCCGCCGGCCTTGTCAAGCGAGCCGCGAGCTATGTTCCGGCAACGACGCAGACGATAGGGCACCTACGACGCAGACATGGTGAGAACTTTGCAACCGATCCCGCGTGTTGGCGTAAAAATGTGAAACTCCTGAACGATTGGGGCGTGCCATTCCAGGATGGCGCGAAAGACGAACAATATCTAGTCTCTATTGTAGATGAGGCGCACGCTCTTATTAATCCTGAGCATCCCGAAGGCCGTGGCCAGTTTGGCTTTGCACCCACCCTTGGGCCGCTCGCTTGGCACATAATACGGTGCTCAACTGTCTCAATTTTCCTCCTCGATGAAGAACAAGGCTTCCGTGACCGCGAGAACACCACGATCGACGACATCCGCCTCTGGGCTGAAGAGTTAGGCGCCAACGTAGTGGAGCCCATCTCGCTTGCAGGCGCGCAGTTTCGCTGCGCCGGCTCTGCCGACTTCGTCACTTGGGTCGAGAGACTCCTTAAGGGGTGTCCTGCGAATGAGCTGGCTGACCTCGCCGCAAAATGGCGCCGCTTCTTCGACGTCCGTATCATCGAGACGCCAGCCGGATTGGAACAGGCGCTTCGAGACAAAGCTGGAGATGGCAACACTGTCCGGCTGCTTGCGAGCTACGCTCGCGAGTGGAAGACAAAAGGTGCGGCGCGACCACACGCTTTACCAAAGGAGCAGCAAGACTTCCACGAGCCCTATGTGGATGAATCGGGAAACCGTAAGTACTGGTGCAAGGTCTGGAATTTCATTCCACGAAATGGCAGCGACTACACCTGGTTCATCCAAGCACCCCAAGGAAGCCCCATGCATCAGGATCAGCTTTGCGAAGTCGGCTGCCCGTATGCTGTGCGCGGTTTTGACTTCGACTACATCGGCGTGCTTTGGCTGAGCGATCTTGTCTGGCGTGCGGGCCGCTGGCATCCGGATCCGGCACATGTTCACGACACTGGACTCGACCGAAGCGTTCGTGCAGCTCGAAAAGAAAAGACGCCCAGACAAGCGCACGAGATGTTGCGCGCCGCGCTTGCGCAAGCATACCGTATACTGCTCACCCGCGGGATGAATGGGTGCTATCTTTGGTTCGAAGACGCCGAGACATGTGCCCATGTCCGTCAGTGTCTCGGGCTTACAGGCAATTGA
- a CDS encoding HNH endonuclease, with amino-acid sequence MAAFRWLGEQVSIHGDVLPRRLLEKGFEFEGTRIALISPQGIFRPRGMDYPLTITTAPEGPYDDSFSPDGYVRYRYRGTDPYHRDNVGLREAHRQRIPLIYFHGVVPGKYLATWPVYVIDDDPAGLTFTVAVDVLPEAARNCSYPEPEEDVLRRRYITSEIRIRLHQRGFREKVIAAYRSQCAFCKLRYGELLDAAHIIPDNEPDSLPTIDNGMALCKLHHAAFDSFLVGVDPDFRIHVRPDVLKEEDGPMLVYGLKELHRARIILPRFESQWPNRDYLDRRYQRFTAYA; translated from the coding sequence TTGGCGGCATTCCGCTGGCTTGGCGAACAGGTCAGCATTCACGGCGACGTATTGCCGCGCAGGCTGCTTGAAAAGGGCTTCGAGTTTGAAGGAACGCGGATCGCGCTGATCTCACCCCAGGGAATCTTCAGGCCCCGCGGTATGGACTACCCCCTGACCATCACGACGGCCCCGGAAGGCCCCTACGACGATTCGTTCAGCCCCGACGGGTATGTTCGCTACCGCTATCGAGGAACGGACCCGTACCACCGCGACAACGTCGGCCTGAGAGAGGCCCATCGACAGCGTATCCCCCTCATCTACTTCCACGGTGTCGTTCCCGGAAAGTACCTCGCCACGTGGCCTGTCTACGTGATCGACGACGACCCCGCCGGGCTTACCTTCACGGTGGCCGTCGACGTCTTGCCGGAAGCTGCTCGCAACTGTTCATACCCCGAACCCGAAGAAGACGTCTTGCGTCGCCGGTACATCACTTCAGAAATCCGGATCCGGCTGCATCAGCGAGGATTCCGGGAGAAGGTGATCGCCGCTTACCGTTCGCAATGCGCCTTTTGCAAACTGCGGTATGGGGAACTTCTGGACGCCGCCCACATCATTCCGGACAACGAGCCCGACAGCCTCCCGACCATCGACAACGGCATGGCCCTGTGCAAGCTCCACCATGCCGCATTCGACAGCTTCCTGGTCGGTGTCGACCCGGATTTTCGGATTCACGTCCGGCCGGATGTTCTCAAAGAGGAGGATGGCCCCATGCTCGTGTACGGGCTCAAGGAATTGCATAGGGCCCGTATTATCCTGCCACGCTTCGAGTCGCAATGGCCCAATCGGGATTATCTGGACAGGAGATACCAGCGCTTCACGGCATACGCTTAA
- a CDS encoding DUF3617 family protein encodes MERRTAIAMGFAFLVILSLAACGGGQSGPNMKEGLWEITVKMDMPGMPMQMPPQTFRQCLNKKDMVPQNKEEPGRTDCKEIKREVKGDTVNWVIECKAEGGTVTSSGTMTYKNDTLEGTVKVRVPDGRQGTMEMTQHMNGKWVGPCK; translated from the coding sequence ATGGAGAGAAGAACGGCAATCGCAATGGGCTTCGCATTTCTGGTCATCCTTTCGCTTGCCGCCTGCGGCGGCGGGCAGAGCGGCCCGAACATGAAGGAGGGCCTCTGGGAGATCACGGTCAAGATGGACATGCCGGGCATGCCCATGCAGATGCCCCCGCAGACCTTCCGGCAGTGCCTCAACAAAAAAGACATGGTCCCCCAGAACAAGGAGGAGCCGGGACGCACGGACTGCAAGGAGATCAAGCGTGAGGTGAAGGGGGACACGGTGAACTGGGTGATCGAGTGCAAGGCGGAAGGCGGCACGGTCACCAGCAGCGGCACGATGACGTACAAGAACGACACCCTTGAAGGCACCGTCAAGGTCCGCGTGCCCGACGGCAGGCAGGGCACCATGGAGATGACCCAGCACATGAACGGCAAGTGGGTGGGTCCCTGCAAGTGA
- a CDS encoding ATP-binding protein: protein MRRIIEKYLFDPELTAGKMIFLTGPRQVGKTTFALHWLDKAAGSRATYFNWDDPAVVGQYRRNPLFFRNVIDDAYGGSPVPVVFDEIHKQKGWKNLLKGIYDTGKERMTLLVTGSARLGLYRKSGDSLVGRYVSFQMFPVGLPEITDEFSYVIDDERPIADGRVFLDKARKAKADRYTDALEKLLHFGGFPEPLLRASPRFLNRWQQDYRTLLTREDVRDLSRISDIRGLEHLVTLLPSKVGSLLSVNSLSEDLSYSHRTVAHWIEMLKEIYLVFTIRPWQQNVTRAIKKEPKLYFFDWSSLEDPGARFENMTAVTLLRMAARFTERGLGRFEIYYVRDKEKREVDFLLVKDNVPIALFEAKTGDEADMGIGRRFAAMLGVPFYGIVGRGQKPEAFPGNCFSIPAAAFFMLAG, encoded by the coding sequence ATGCGGCGCATCATCGAAAAGTACCTGTTCGATCCGGAGCTGACTGCGGGAAAGATGATTTTTCTGACCGGCCCGAGACAGGTCGGAAAGACGACATTCGCTCTGCACTGGCTCGACAAGGCTGCCGGCTCCCGGGCGACGTACTTCAACTGGGACGACCCCGCCGTCGTCGGCCAGTACAGGAGAAACCCTCTTTTCTTCCGCAACGTCATCGATGACGCATACGGCGGGTCACCCGTACCTGTGGTGTTCGACGAGATTCACAAGCAGAAGGGCTGGAAGAATCTTCTCAAGGGAATCTACGATACCGGCAAGGAACGGATGACCCTGCTCGTCACGGGCAGCGCAAGGCTCGGCCTGTACCGCAAGTCGGGCGATTCGCTCGTCGGGCGCTACGTCTCATTCCAGATGTTTCCCGTTGGTCTCCCGGAGATCACGGATGAGTTTTCCTACGTGATCGATGACGAAAGGCCGATCGCCGACGGCCGGGTTTTTCTGGATAAGGCCAGGAAGGCAAAGGCCGACCGTTATACCGACGCCCTCGAAAAGCTTCTCCATTTCGGGGGTTTCCCCGAACCCCTCCTTCGTGCCTCTCCCAGGTTTCTGAACCGCTGGCAGCAGGACTACAGAACCCTGCTGACCCGGGAAGATGTGCGCGACCTGTCCCGCATATCCGACATCCGAGGGCTCGAACACCTTGTCACCCTGCTGCCGTCGAAGGTCGGGTCTCTTTTGAGCGTCAATTCTCTGAGCGAGGATCTGAGCTACAGCCACAGGACCGTCGCACACTGGATCGAGATGCTCAAGGAAATCTATCTCGTTTTCACGATACGGCCCTGGCAGCAAAACGTAACCCGTGCCATCAAGAAGGAGCCGAAGCTTTATTTCTTTGACTGGTCGAGCCTCGAAGATCCGGGAGCGCGGTTCGAGAACATGACGGCCGTGACGCTGCTGAGAATGGCGGCCCGTTTTACGGAGCGGGGCCTGGGCCGATTCGAGATCTACTATGTCCGCGACAAGGAGAAGCGGGAGGTTGACTTCCTGCTAGTGAAGGATAACGTCCCCATTGCTCTCTTCGAAGCAAAGACGGGAGATGAAGCGGACATGGGAATTGGACGGCGCTTCGCCGCGATGCTGGGAGTGCCTTTCTACGGGATTGTCGGCAGAGGGCAGAAACCGGAGGCCTTTCCGGGCAATTGCTTCAGCATCCCGGCCGCAGCGTTTTTCATGCTGGCCGGTTGA
- a CDS encoding HNH endonuclease, with the protein MRTFIGITDLDWYEFLASRQGVDEVNFWQPSASTTFQALSPGEPFLFKLHSPNHFIVGGGFFAHYTRLPVSLAWSAFEEKNGARSLAEMRRRIEKYRRTQPDRGADYEIGCVLLEQPFFFSQYDWIPAPADWSANIVRGKGYDTKMGEGRRIWDAICLKLSLSATPIIEDERARYGAPTVITPRLGQGSFRVIVTDAYGRRCAVTSEKTLPALEAAHIKPYTESGPHDVRNGILFRSDIHRLFDKGYVTVSEDYRFEVSGRIKEEFENGRDYYALHGHRILLPRESQLWPQKDYIRWHQENVFR; encoded by the coding sequence ATGAGGACTTTCATTGGCATCACGGACTTGGACTGGTATGAATTTCTCGCCTCCAGGCAGGGGGTGGACGAAGTCAATTTCTGGCAGCCCAGCGCCTCGACAACCTTTCAGGCACTCTCACCCGGCGAGCCTTTCCTCTTCAAACTGCATAGCCCGAACCACTTCATTGTCGGAGGCGGATTCTTCGCTCACTACACCCGACTGCCGGTCAGCCTTGCCTGGAGCGCTTTCGAGGAAAAGAACGGGGCACGATCGCTTGCCGAGATGCGCCGGCGAATTGAGAAGTACCGCCGGACACAGCCCGACAGGGGCGCGGACTACGAAATCGGATGCGTCCTCCTGGAGCAGCCTTTCTTTTTCAGTCAATATGATTGGATACCGGCGCCTGCGGATTGGAGCGCCAATATCGTGAGGGGCAAGGGCTATGATACAAAGATGGGGGAAGGCAGGCGGATTTGGGATGCTATCTGCCTGAAACTCAGTCTTTCCGCCACGCCCATAATCGAAGACGAACGTGCCCGTTACGGCGCGCCGACGGTCATCACCCCCCGACTGGGACAGGGCAGCTTCCGTGTCATCGTCACGGACGCCTACGGCCGGCGTTGCGCCGTGACAAGCGAGAAAACACTGCCCGCCCTGGAGGCCGCTCATATCAAACCATATACGGAAAGCGGCCCGCATGACGTGCGGAATGGCATTCTTTTTCGCTCGGACATTCACAGGCTCTTCGATAAGGGCTATGTGACCGTCTCGGAGGACTATCGGTTCGAGGTGAGCGGGCGAATCAAGGAGGAATTCGAGAACGGTCGCGATTATTATGCGCTGCACGGGCATCGTATCCTGTTGCCTCGTGAATCGCAATTATGGCCCCAGAAGGACTACATCCGATGGCACCAGGAGAATGTCTTTAGGTGA
- a CDS encoding protease inhibitor I42 family protein: MAGPHRAPGWILCTAFLLAFAGCVRGAAADGTTGGALKDIVVTERDSGAAITLERGQAIAVKLAGIPGTGYAWHLVHCNADVLSPAGESTEGRTDPRIIGGPVTKVFRFKALAPGRTPLEFHYKRIWETDKPPLRTFTIGIEVR; this comes from the coding sequence ATGGCCGGACCGCATCGGGCCCCGGGGTGGATCCTCTGCACGGCTTTTCTGCTCGCCTTTGCGGGATGCGTCCGCGGCGCCGCCGCAGACGGGACAACGGGAGGCGCCTTGAAGGACATCGTCGTCACCGAGCGGGACAGCGGCGCCGCAATCACCCTAGAGCGCGGCCAGGCAATCGCGGTGAAGCTCGCGGGGATCCCGGGCACGGGGTATGCCTGGCACCTCGTTCACTGCAACGCCGACGTGCTGTCCCCGGCGGGCGAGTCCACCGAGGGGCGCACGGACCCGCGTATCATCGGGGGGCCTGTGACGAAGGTCTTCCGGTTCAAGGCCCTCGCCCCGGGACGGACACCGCTCGAATTCCACTACAAGCGCATCTGGGAAACGGACAAGCCTCCCCTGCGGACCTTCACGATCGGCATCGAGGTCCGCTGA
- a CDS encoding ADP-ribosylglycohydrolase family protein codes for MALELAESLIGCNAFDLQDISGRYLNWWRMGGFDTGPTAARVFELASSGLSFEQAATQVHRESSGCTAGCNPAHRCASIAMAAFIPDALVGTNAQKEAMLTHRHPLAGDVAAAVASLCRAFIRGLPWPAAIAFASGGRLPETQRALGARDSDGLSAGGYAPVVLRAAVFFLHDSPSFSAALDRAMAFAGPSNYCPVLVGCIGGAKWGRTAIPDSVLPDDGALLERISKAASALGKAWGRA; via the coding sequence ATGGCCCTCGAGCTTGCGGAGAGCCTGATTGGCTGCAATGCCTTCGATCTGCAGGATATTTCGGGACGATACCTGAACTGGTGGCGGATGGGCGGTTTCGACACCGGCCCCACCGCGGCACGCGTCTTTGAACTGGCCTCGTCCGGGCTCTCGTTTGAGCAGGCTGCAACTCAAGTGCATCGCGAATCCAGCGGCTGTACGGCGGGTTGCAACCCTGCCCACAGGTGCGCTTCCATCGCCATGGCTGCGTTCATACCGGATGCGCTTGTGGGCACGAACGCTCAAAAGGAGGCGATGCTGACGCACCGCCATCCCCTGGCGGGCGACGTCGCCGCGGCCGTTGCGTCCCTCTGCCGCGCATTCATCCGCGGCCTGCCCTGGCCCGCGGCCATTGCGTTTGCCTCAGGTGGGCGGCTGCCCGAAACACAGCGGGCCCTTGGCGCAAGAGATTCAGATGGTCTGTCTGCCGGTGGCTATGCGCCGGTGGTCCTTCGGGCCGCAGTCTTTTTCCTGCACGATTCGCCGTCGTTCAGCGCGGCTTTGGATCGTGCGATGGCTTTCGCCGGCCCATCCAACTACTGTCCTGTCCTCGTGGGCTGCATCGGCGGGGCGAAATGGGGCCGAACGGCGATACCGGACTCGGTCCTGCCTGACGATGGGGCGCTGTTGGAACGAATCAGCAAGGCGGCCTCTGCTCTGGGCAAAGCATGGGGTCGGGCCTGA